In Nocardia sputorum, a single genomic region encodes these proteins:
- the moxR1 gene encoding chaperone MoxR1, which yields MLVTSTDGVSGANSAKDTPVSTPSTLERDVQTLEKAIYEVKRVIVGQDRLVERLLVGVLARGHVLLEGVPGIAKTLAVETFAKVVGGSFARVQFTPDLVPTDLIGTRIYRQGREEFDTELGPVVANFVLADEINRAPAKVQSALLEVMAERHVSIGGKTYPMPDPFLVMATQNPIESEGVYPLPEAQRDRFLFKVVVDYPSVEEEREIIYRMGVTPPEASRILQPEDLIRLQKVAANTFVHHALVDYVVRVIAATRKPAEFGMQDVASWISYGASPRASLGIIAAARAVALIRGRDYVVPQDVVEVIPDVLRHRLVLSYDALADEISPEDVIKRVLQTVGLPQVAPQAVAPGVPAAPAQGAPQQVPQPPQQQAVPQPPNGQQSQPAGTLPPK from the coding sequence ATGTTGGTGACTTCGACGGACGGTGTGAGCGGAGCGAACTCGGCGAAGGATACGCCGGTCTCGACGCCCAGCACCCTCGAGCGTGACGTCCAGACCCTGGAGAAGGCGATCTACGAGGTCAAGCGGGTGATCGTGGGCCAGGATCGCCTGGTCGAACGACTGCTCGTCGGCGTGCTCGCGCGTGGTCACGTCCTGCTGGAAGGCGTTCCCGGCATCGCGAAGACCCTCGCCGTGGAGACCTTCGCCAAGGTGGTCGGCGGCTCGTTCGCCCGCGTGCAGTTCACGCCCGACCTGGTGCCCACCGACCTGATCGGTACCCGCATCTACCGGCAGGGCCGCGAGGAGTTCGACACCGAGCTCGGTCCGGTCGTCGCGAACTTCGTGCTCGCCGACGAGATCAACCGCGCGCCCGCCAAGGTGCAGTCGGCGCTGCTCGAGGTGATGGCCGAACGGCACGTGTCGATCGGCGGCAAGACCTACCCGATGCCGGACCCGTTCCTGGTGATGGCGACGCAGAACCCGATCGAGAGCGAGGGCGTGTACCCGCTGCCCGAGGCGCAGCGCGACCGCTTCCTGTTCAAGGTCGTCGTCGACTACCCCTCGGTGGAGGAGGAGCGCGAGATCATCTACCGGATGGGCGTCACCCCGCCGGAGGCGAGCCGTATCCTGCAGCCGGAGGATCTGATCCGCCTGCAGAAGGTCGCGGCCAACACCTTCGTGCACCACGCCCTCGTCGACTACGTGGTCCGGGTGATCGCGGCGACCCGCAAACCGGCCGAGTTCGGGATGCAGGACGTGGCCAGCTGGATCTCCTACGGCGCCTCGCCGCGCGCCAGCCTGGGCATCATCGCCGCGGCCCGTGCGGTCGCGCTGATCCGCGGCCGCGACTACGTGGTGCCGCAGGACGTCGTCGAGGTGATCCCGGACGTGCTGCGCCACCGTCTGGTGCTGTCCTACGACGCGCTCGCCGACGAGATCAGCCCGGAGGACGTCATCAAGCGCGTTCTGCAGACCGTCGGGCTGCCCCAGGTCGCCCCGCAGGCCGTCGCGCCCGGCGTGCCCGCCGCCCCGGCGCAGGGCGCGCCGCAGCAGGTTCCGCAGCCGCCGCAACAGCAGGCCGTTCCCCAGCCGCCTAACGGGCAGCAGTCGCAGCCCGCGGGCACCCTCCCGCCGAAGTGA
- a CDS encoding DUF58 domain-containing protein, which produces MSPSHAPPSFHAGELTDPRLTVALKTLELTVRRRLDGVLHGDHLGLIPGPGSEPGEARAYQPGDDVRQMDWSVTARTTHPHVRQMIADRELETWMVVDLSASLDFGTAACQKRDLAIAAAAAITHLTSGGGNRIGAVVATGERLTRIPARGGRVHAQSLLRSIATTPHARDGVRGDLRGGIESLRRPQRKRGLAVIISDFLGDIDWQRSLRAISARHDLLAVEVLDPRDLSLPDMGDVVLHDPETGRTREFSVTATLRADFAAAAQRHREQVEQALRSCGAPVLTLRTDRDWIADVVRFVSTRRHSFGAPTGRVPRQ; this is translated from the coding sequence ATGTCGCCGTCCCACGCACCGCCGTCCTTCCACGCGGGGGAGCTGACCGACCCCAGGCTCACCGTCGCGCTCAAGACCCTCGAACTCACCGTGCGCCGCAGGCTCGACGGCGTGCTGCACGGCGATCACCTCGGTCTCATCCCCGGACCCGGCTCCGAGCCGGGCGAGGCGCGCGCCTATCAGCCCGGCGACGACGTGCGCCAGATGGATTGGTCGGTCACCGCCCGCACCACCCATCCGCACGTGCGGCAGATGATCGCCGACCGGGAACTGGAAACCTGGATGGTGGTCGATCTGTCGGCCAGCCTCGACTTCGGCACCGCGGCCTGCCAGAAGCGGGATCTCGCCATCGCCGCCGCGGCCGCGATCACCCACCTGACCAGCGGCGGCGGCAACCGGATCGGCGCGGTCGTCGCCACCGGCGAACGGTTGACCCGCATCCCCGCGCGCGGCGGGCGCGTCCACGCCCAGTCGCTGCTGCGCAGCATCGCGACCACCCCGCACGCGCGCGACGGTGTGCGCGGCGACCTGCGTGGCGGCATCGAATCGCTGCGCCGCCCGCAGCGCAAGCGCGGACTCGCGGTGATCATCAGCGATTTCCTGGGTGACATCGATTGGCAGCGTTCGCTGCGCGCGATCTCGGCCAGGCACGACCTGCTCGCGGTCGAGGTGCTCGACCCGCGCGACCTGTCGCTGCCCGACATGGGCGACGTCGTGCTGCACGACCCGGAGACCGGGCGCACCCGCGAGTTCAGCGTGACCGCCACGCTGCGCGCCGATTTCGCGGCCGCCGCGCAGCGCCACCGTGAGCAGGTCGAGCAGGCCCTGCGCAGTTGCGGCGCTCCGGTGCTCACCTTGCGAACCGATCGGGACTGGATCGCCGACGTGGTCCGGTTCGTGTCCACCCGGCGCCACAGCTTCGGCGCCCCGACCGGGCGGGTGCCACGTCAGTGA
- a CDS encoding VWA domain-containing protein has product MSISHFTAQIWLGFLAVIALIALGYVLVQRNRRKHMLKFTNMELLEKVAPSRPSPFRHVAVALLLVGLVFLTVAAAGPTAVKKVPRNRATVMLVMDVSLSMEATDVAPSRIQVAKKAAKEFVDGLPEGVNIGFVTFAGTASVMVSPTTNHEGVKASIDNVRLAERTATGEGILTALQAIETLATVLGGAQEPPPARIVLMSDGKQTVPAFEDVDNPRHEYVAARLAKTKNVPISTISFGTSWGEVEIPREDGSKDRVRVAVDDDAMRELARLSGGEFYTASSLQELTKVYDTLEQQIGYELTRGDASRPWLLLGLLVIATGVITGLLYRQRLP; this is encoded by the coding sequence GTGAGTATTTCGCATTTCACCGCACAGATCTGGCTCGGATTCCTCGCCGTCATCGCGCTGATCGCGCTCGGCTATGTGCTGGTGCAGCGCAACCGGCGCAAGCACATGTTGAAGTTCACCAACATGGAGCTGCTGGAGAAGGTGGCTCCGTCGCGTCCGAGCCCGTTCCGCCACGTGGCGGTCGCGCTCCTGCTGGTCGGCCTGGTGTTCCTCACCGTCGCCGCCGCGGGACCGACCGCGGTCAAGAAGGTGCCGCGCAACCGCGCGACCGTCATGCTGGTGATGGACGTGTCGCTGTCGATGGAGGCGACCGACGTCGCCCCGAGCCGCATCCAGGTCGCCAAGAAGGCGGCCAAGGAGTTCGTCGACGGACTGCCCGAAGGCGTGAACATCGGTTTCGTCACCTTCGCAGGCACCGCCTCGGTGATGGTGTCGCCGACGACCAATCACGAGGGCGTGAAGGCCTCGATCGACAACGTCCGGCTGGCCGAACGCACGGCGACGGGTGAAGGCATCCTCACCGCGCTGCAGGCGATCGAGACGCTCGCGACGGTGCTGGGCGGTGCGCAGGAGCCGCCGCCTGCGCGCATCGTGCTGATGTCGGATGGGAAGCAGACGGTCCCGGCGTTCGAGGACGTGGACAATCCGCGCCACGAGTACGTCGCGGCCCGGCTGGCAAAGACCAAGAACGTCCCCATCTCGACGATCTCGTTCGGCACCAGCTGGGGCGAAGTCGAGATCCCGCGGGAAGACGGCAGCAAGGACCGGGTGCGCGTCGCGGTGGACGACGACGCCATGCGCGAGCTCGCACGGCTGTCCGGCGGGGAGTTCTATACCGCCTCGTCGTTGCAGGAGCTGACCAAGGTCTACGACACCTTGGAGCAGCAGATCGGGTACGAGCTGACCAGAGGCGACGCCAGCCGCCCGTGGCTGCTGCTCGGACTGCTGGTGATCGCGACGGGCGTGATCACCGGCCTGCTGTATCGCCAGCGGCTGCCGTAG